The Engraulis encrasicolus isolate BLACKSEA-1 chromosome 3, IST_EnEncr_1.0, whole genome shotgun sequence genome segment tgcacactgcacacgggGTGGAcatacctgccacacacacaggattaactTTGTCGAACGTTGTCCTGAAGAAACTGCTACTACGCTAGTACGTACGTACGTGACACATTTGGCATGGTTTTTGGGGAAAGTGTTTCTGTTTTTCCGCGGGAACATGGGACACAGGTCACGGCTTGAcagaacaaaaacagaaaaaaagtttttcccCTACTGTCCAGTGCATTCAATTTGCTTTGATCATTTCTTTTTCAAACTTTTAAATCCTATTTATGTTTAACCATGTCTAGTACTGCTGCAAAATGGGACCTGCCACACAATGCcactttaaaaacaaacaacGACAAAAAAACCAAAACGAATTACACAAACGTAAAACCAAAAACAAAGCACCAGGAACTGCAAAACGGATGCTGAACAGGGTTACGGTTCGGTGGGTGCCATCATGGTACcaggagtgggggggtggggggtgggagagaggaaggatggtgggagtggggatggggggggaaggtgccacggattgcacggtgaTAAACAGGAAGTCACCAGATGAGAAACAGGAAGAAGGGACCAAGAGTACAATAACAGAACATACAGTAGGGGGTCACCCTCAGAGGTGCCGCCACAGACAGAAAACACTAAAGGTCATGCCACTGCAATTCCGCCAAAAAACTTCTCCACcgtcaaaaaaaaaggaaatcatcctcatcatcatcatcattacacaaaaaataagaaaagtaaaaggaaaacaaaaatctCAGAAACTGCTACAAGTCCCGTCCCCGTCTCATTCCTTTCAATTTCATTCCATCCCAGGATTCTAAACATTGACAACACCCccccacgcgcacacgcacacgcacacacacacacacacacacacacacacttttacacactcaCATCCCCAACCCCAACTATCCCACCGCAAAGAGAAAAGCATGctcaggaaagagagaggaggagaggaggtgcgggCGACACACCTGACACGAGAGGAGAAAGAATGCTAACCAGCAACATCAGTCTGCTATCACATCATAGTAAAAAGGTTCCCGCAaataaaaaaaaggagaaaacatCATCAATTGAatgaaacaagaaaagaaaaacacaacaacagcaaaatatcATAGAAataaaattgacaataaaattagaataataataataataaaaacgtcTTTGTCCCTCCTCCTTTAGttcatgaccaaaaaaaaaaacagaagagagtCCCTCCGTGTAAGGTCTTGTCTCTTTGTCTCACACACATTAGCAGTACACGTGTAGCACACCAAACCTGCAGAAGAGAAcgacaaaaaagaagaaagaaaaaaagaggggactTGTCCACCCACAGACAtcaaaaaaggggggagggggggaggggagggggcgtcTCCCATAGATGTCAACAAAAGTCACCACCACTGGACAATGTCTGTCACCACATATGAAGAGGCTCATCGAGAGGagacgtgttttgtgtgtgtgtgtgtgtgtgtgtgtgtgtgtgtgtgtgtgtgtgtgtgtgtgtgtgtgtgtgtgtgtgtgtgtgtgtgtgtgtggtccccctCACTCGCTCTGCCTCACCATGTCCCTTGTTCCTCCTCCTGCTAGGGTGTTTTCaggccggaggagaggagaggagaggagaggagaggagacccagagaggaggcagggaggacGTGTTGCTCTCGTGTCCAGAGAAGGGAAGGCGTAGAGTAGGGTAGAGCCGGTCAGCTCAGGGGTCAGCTGGTTTGGTTGCTGTATGGGTGGATGGACATTTcgttggtgtggtggtggtggtggtggtggtagtgtattGCCCTGTTTAGTCCACTGCAGGGCCGCCCGTCAACAAAACCAGAGGGTTGTGGGGGGGTAGGTCAACGGGTGGGCAGGCGCGGGGCTGGGAGGATGGGGTCACatgacagaagagaggaggaggtgaggtccTTAATCCTGAGGGGTCACTCCCATCCGTTGTCCTTGATCATGTGGGCCAGCTCAATGATGAACTTGCCCTCTTTGTACTTCTGACTGCTCTCGAAAGCGTGCTCCTGTGGACGACgacaaaaaagaagagaaaaacaatGACCAGCATTAATAAACATTGAATCAGCCGAGTCAGGTGACTTCATGGTTTGGTGGCAACACACTTATTGTAAAGTCGTCAGAATGTTAGGACAACGACCCTAAAGAATGTTGGACTCTATTGCTGCAAGACTGAATTGAATCTTGTATCGTTGAAGAACACATTCCTCCGTAGAATGCTTCAAAACTCCGTTCTGTCAAATGGTAAATAAGACAGTTGTTGTGGGCTACAATGACAACCAGGGACATCTGGGGACAACTGGGGACAATTGGGGCTGTGGGCTGCAATGACAAACTGGGGATATCTGCAAGTCACAGAGACGAgccgagtcgagtcgagtcgagtcgagtcgagtcgagtcgagaagagaagaggagagaagagagaagagaggaggcgagggagaggagaagagaggagaggggtggcgagggaagagaagagaagagaagagaagagaagagaagagaagagaagagaagagaagagaagagaagagaagagaagagaagagaagagaagaaatgctGTCCAAAAAGAAATGAGACTGAATAATTAACAAGCGTTCATCATCCTCCATTCAGCGGCGGCGGGCACAAATTACATCTGCGCTGCTTGTGATGGTCTCCCTGCGCACTCGGAGAGAAAATCTGTCTCTGTGACTAAActcaatcccccccccacacccacacacacacccccgcgccCAGTAGCCATCTCTCAATTATCTGACAGCAGACGTTCCTCCGAAGCATAGAACATTTAAATCAGCatgtgagagaaggagagtacAGAAacagagtgatggagggagaggagagagacagagaaagaagggggaaagagaggggagatgtATTACTATTCACCATTTTTGAGTttagcattttattattggaaatgactgttcggaAGTActctcatctatgtgtgaattcttgccattcaaacatTTTGAGAATATTCTTTTTGAAcctatgcaatgcaatgaaatacccaatacaaaaatggcAATCTCCCAAAATGGATAAACGAAGCTTTAGGCAAGGAGACAGTGTAGAAGAGCtgttttgtctttcttttatGCATTTACTTTCTATATTTTGACACTTGTTTTAATCTTTTTCCTGTctgttgtaatgcaatgtgttggccagggctcacttgtaaaaaaaGATAGttatctcaatgtgattttgtttaacaaaacaaaggtaaaaaaaagaaaaaagacagagcatTATAGTGAGAGAaaagcggagagagggagagacttcaTGAATAAGGAAGAGAAAAGCAtaaaggaagagaggggaaatgagagaaagagggatacagagacaagagggagagagagagagagaatgagagataaaaagagagacagagattgggagagagagagaatgagagataaaaagagagacagagattgggagagagagtgggagaaagggggggggagagagagagagagagagagagagagagagagagagagagagacagagagagagagagagatagacagagagagacagagagagagagagagagagagagagagagagagagagagagagagagagagaaggggtctcTGGAGGAACAGGTTCGACTGCATCCTGGAACGAACACTCCCCTCTGCAATTACTCTGATGGAACAGCATGACTCATCCAGTCGTGCCCTCgtactccctctcccctcctatccatcgctctctctctctctctctctctctctctctctctctccttttttctgtctttcttcctccctcccctttctttctgtatccctccatctcttcactctccccttctctcgcATGCTCTTCgactttctctatgtctctctctctacatctctctcccctccatctctctctctctctctttctccgacccctctctctattcctctctctattctcttctcttctctctctctctgtcccctctctccattcctctctcagctctcctctctccctccccatccctccctctctctctctgctgtcactctcccctcttcgtctctctctctctctcaatatttctctctctccgtcctcagtacccctcctctcctctcctctcctctctctgggtgCACATTAAATGAAAACCAATCTTTCATTGGCCTTTCATTTCTCATCGGCTGTGAAAACACCGGGCCTGAGCAAACAGCATAATCCACTGGGGGGTGATTGTCAAACACAGTTTAGAGGCGCAGGTGCCAAATGTGGCGCGTTGGggccgacagagaaccgtgccgTTGCCTGTTCCCCCACCAAATCTCAAACCGACTGGTGTGTTCACGCCGCTAGTCTGGGCGTTTTGGGAAGCAGGAAGTTGGTCACGTTGTGAACCGAAAAAACCTTTGTTTTCTGTTCAGCCTGAAAATAGTAGCAGCGATGGGGGCAGATCGTAACAATGACTGAAATCATTAAAACGTACGTGAGGAaacatttcctttgggatcaatgaAAAATCTGTACTGTGCACACTCTGCTCTACAAAGTGATGTTGAAACTTTTAGTTCCGTTCActttactttattggtacccatgGTAGGTAAACTGATTTTGCAGTCTTTACATATAAGCTACGAAACACATTACACCTAtaactgagcatggtaccgttctgccacactgctccctttaaGGTGCCATTGCGGGTTGCCctcttgtacgggtgaggcataaatgcaatttcattgtgtgcagtgtgcacttgtatgcggtggagtgctgtgtcacattgacaacaggagttggagtttcccagttgggctttcactttcacttcacttcatttcacTTTCACATGTACTGTACTCTATAAACGGGTGAAATATTGTGCAAATATCAGCCTGTATGTGCTTCAAAAGGGAAAATGTCGGCCTGTATCACTACTGCTACTCTTCAAAATGTCATATGTGTTTTATATGCATCGCCCCATCTCGAATGCCAAATATCCATCTGTGTGTTACAGTAGTCTATGAGGGCTGAGACACATGCTAGTCTCAGAGATCACCACTGACGCTCTTTGGCCGACCAAACAaaagtctgtttgtttgttttccttttttgctttTGTGGAGATGACACTTACCCCGCCTCAGCAAGAGGATGGCTTTTTAAAtgccagcccccccatccccctacacacacacacacactaacacacacacccactaacatacacactaacacacacacacacacacacacacacacacacacacacacacacacacacacacacacacacacacacacacacacacacacacacacacacacacacacacacacacacacacacacacacacacacacacacgttattggtggtggtggtggtggtgctgctatgGCTCTGGCTCTGCCCTGGGTGGTAACCAGATAGGCCCGGTCATAAATAAGTAACCCTGGAATAGGGTGTCTGTCTTAGCGACAGGCATGCAGGCGTATGGCCTTCCTCCACCACAACAGTCACTACAGCAACAGGCAGGTcccaaacaccacaccacacactacagtactctactggccacaacaATTCACACACACCACGCTATGCTAGCACTCCAAACATTGCTAGCTAGCCTAGCGGTCATGAGGCCTCGACGGCTACAAGAATGGCCCCTGGATCAACACCTAGTAGCATTGGTGTGGAGCGGCAGAGCGCTCAACTGTTGAGTGAAGTGAAATACCTTGACcccattccccctctccccttcccccgtCCCTAATGACACTATAAAAAAGTCCTGGTCCACTATGAGGAGTCCATTCACAGGTGCTGGACAATTGGTGATCAGCTTACAAGGGAGTGGAGCTATAGTTAGCCCGCTAGGTCAGCGAGAGCCGAGCCAAGCTGCACTCAGCTACTGTTGTTGCAAAAAGGAGACGACAGAGGTGAGGTGTCATAGTCCCACTTTAACCAGGACCAAATCCATATTTTCATGGAAATTATACATGTTTTTTAAAACCGCTGTTCACATCAATTAATCCACCAATCAGTCAATCAAGTTCTTATTTGAAGTTTAAAAGAACATGGAAAAGTGGATTGACGTTCCTGCATCATTGTCCCACATTATCCAGGTCCAGGTCCAATAAAAATCCAATTATATCACAATGCTTTCACAAAATTGCATAATTTGATGTTAGAAACCACTACCAAtccattcattcaatcaatcaatcaatcaatcaatcaatcaatcaatcaatcaatcaatcaatcaatcaatcaatcattttgTAGTATAAAAGTGAGGTACATTGCGAAGTAGTTCACCAAACAATACTTACGTATTTCCAGCCCAAAGTGGTTTTACAGTTTTCACAGTAGATGTCTGCTACGGCGTGTAAACCTGTAAGAAGAACCCGCTCCTCAGCAGGCCCACAGCCCACGTTCACTCtgcagggagacagagaaggaaaaagagacaCATTACACTTCTGTACTGCATTACTACCAAGTTATTACAATTACcaagttattacattacacttaacaaaCAGTATTATATGGGTACCACCCTGTTGACTCTGCTGGGAACACAACAACAGGGAGGACAATACTGtacatattgcattacattacactcactaCACTAGTGCTtctccagggggcattggggaggtctagggggcgttgagaaggatacaactgagagggggcggtgtttagttgccattgggggacattagtccatttatttttttaatactaaggagggcgttgacaggcttatgatgaggtcaagggggcgttgagaggcctGTGATGAGGCCAATGGagcgcttgttcaaaaaaggttgagaaccactgcactacacacttCTATGAACACTAGGTAATGCCATAATGCCACATATGCCATAATGCCACATATGTAATACCATAATGCCACATATGCCATAATGCCATAATGCCACATATGTAATGCCATAATGCCATTCCCTCTGCAGAGGAGAATAccactgcatactgtatattacattacattacattacattacactcagcccACACTTTTATGTGTACTGTCCCATTCACTCTGCTGGGAATGGATCAAACAGAGAGGAACATCTGTAAAATATCACAGCACCCAATCAAACAGcaatgacaacaacaaaacacaagagGAATGATCCCCATTTTGTTGACTGTGTTTGAGAGCAGTCCTTCCTCACTGCACTTCAGAGCTACTTTGTTTACAGGGCGGTTGATCATGGTAGCCTGGCTGGCAGGAAGGCGCATCATCATTCATTTCGTAGCGAGTAATTTCACAGCGCAAGACTCTCCACATTTGTCAATGTCATTGCTCTTCACTGGCTGTTATTGCTTACGActatgtgggttttaaaaaaaaaatattcccaGTGGATTGTCTGTCTCATCAAGGGCTCTCTGTGGCAAAGTTTCCATCGGCAAAATTGATGAAAGTGTGCATTGCTGTTGTACATACCCCCTTGTGTAATTTTGCGACCAAACTTGGTGTTGCTTGTTTAATGAAGTCTAATTTTAGCAGTCAGTACGGACCTGAAACATAATTAAGACTGGGAGCGATACATTACTATGGTTACCATCTTTTCATTCTGGTTCACAAGTGTAGTTACGAGGTAAATGCATGTATTTTAGGGTGAGGGTTGGTAAGGGCTTTCTTAGCCATGAAAGCTCTGGGGAAAACACTTGAGCTACATATGTGACCACCTGGACAATAGGACTGGAGAACATACTGTAAactaaagagagagggatgagccgACTTGCTCAGGTGCCCACCGTATCCACAATGCAGTGAGGAAAATACTTCACTGTGGCTACGAGAGGCAGGTGAAATTCGTTCTAAGGGGTCCCCAACAAGTAATAGAGCACTGGGGAAAAGCACCTGGTGAAGAGTTGGGGTTTTAGTTGCTGAGGTCAAAACTACAACTAAAAAGCCCTAGAGAAACCACCCACAATACAGTTAACTATAAAGCTCCTGGTTGAAAAAGACTCCTTTGGAACCCAAAGTAAAAAACCCAAGCCCAAAAAATAAAAtcgaaaaatgtaaataaataaaataaaaaattcgagataaaatgctacatttaaattaattcaatAATATTTGTGTATATTCGTATATTCTATGTATATTCGTGGCCTAGTTGTTAGAGAGTTGGACTTTCAATCTGGGGGTAGCAAGttcgaatcccccttgacctctccctacatctccatggctgaagtgcccttgagcaaggcacctaatcccacattgctccagggactgtaaccaataccctgacaaataaaaactgtaagttgctttgaataagatgaaagtgtcagctaagtgaaatgtaatgcaatgtaatgtaatgtaattctcaATCCAAACGCAATTTCAATATTCCCATTATTCACACCTGCTTCCCACAcattcttcacatgcccatttcacctgggtctctcatCAGTCGAATTGCAATTCATTATTTTaaaatcgattaacgcattaatCGATTGAAGTCAATGAATCATTTCATTGTTGAAATCCCTACAATCGATTTTTATCATCAATCAAAGTTATCATGCTCTCTTACTGGCACCAGAGCTTGGGGAGCATGTTGTTGCAAGATGCCCCGGGATGCCCTTTAAGTGTGGCTGGGCAAGGGGCTGATGAAATgtggcgcacacacagacacacaccatccattagaaatgctgacaCAAGTGGGCTAACTATTGTTGACAGCCTTGGGTGGCAAAGAAgccccgccaacacacacacacacacacacacacacacacacacacacacacacacacacacacacacacacacacacacacacacacacacacacacacacacacacacacacacacacacacaccatcccaccaTACCCCgactcagggctgctgacagcttttgctgggcccaggacagtgatctgaaagggccccccatccaatccatacaatgcatagaaaactcaattttgggccctgtctctatctgggcccgggacaaatgacccctttcccgcccgtcggcttccctgcccccTACTGTGCAGCTCACAGTGACTTGACGAGCTGCTCTCCATAATTCCATCGTTAGCGTTATGAGTATGTGGCAGGAATATTGAGTGTTGAAGAAGTTAGTGATGGTCGTGATTCCACAGTCTGTCACAATGGCTGGCTGATACAGCAGTGCACCATTAGGACTGTCATCTGTCGCGGCGTGACTCCACTGTCAAGTGACCGATGTAAACAAAAACCTGTCACTTTGGCTGCCACGGTAACATGATGTGCGGGCGGGTGGCGGGTgggcagagcggagcggagctgaGTAGAGCTGTTGATGCCAATCCAATAGGCATGGAGATTACTGACTTTGGTATAATGGGAtgtacttagagagagagagagagagagagagagagagagagagagagagagaaagagagaaagaaagaaagaaagagagagagagagcgtgcgcgcaCTGGGAACTACTGGAGATGAGGAGATTGTCCTTGTTGTGGTGTGAATCTATCACGCATACacaacagtacatacacacaaacataccaatGCACCCACCCAtacagacagtcacagacatacagacagaggtgtcaaaagtaaaagtaaaagtaaaaaaaagaaacagtttccttccaacataagtaacttatctgagtaaccagtagacctgtgtacttgtcttacgattagctaactctgcttgttggatcaagtttgtggtgggtccttgttaggttttcagtctttttcagtaacaacacacagtctatctctctcattaggtacaatatagtaaatgatgtaatagctatgtaatgtcatgtgctagttatgctaattatgctaattaagctaattacaccacaaaagtacttttacttttacttttgacacctctgcatacaGACACTACTGTATGCAGATTGGATCAGTGTATTGCTTGCTTGACTTTTCTGTttatgtttactgtgtgtgtgtgtttgtgtgtgtgtgttttttttttttggaccgttTACGGATCAGCTGTGTGTGCCAAGCCCAGATGGCTGGTTGGAATGAAACCGCACCTCCTAACAGCTTGTCTGGGCAATAACAGAAACAGTCATAATTCTTGATGAGTCGATTGTAGGGTGTTGAGAATCACGAGCGGCGGAGGATGATACTCACACAGAGTTGAAGAGGTAGGCTCGTCCTTGACTGCCTTGGAATGactgcaggggagagagagagagagggaggaggagggggagtggggggagatTTTAATTACTGTTTGATCAGAGCACTATATCTACCAATTACACATCAAAGTGACAAAACCATCTTTACGAATACCAACAGCAgacggaggtggagagagagagagagagagagagagagagagagagagagagagagagagagagagagagagagagagagagagagagagagagagagagagagaatgtgtctgaatgtgtatgtatgtatttgagcgagtaagcaagagagagagagagagagagagaaagcagtagagaatgtggtgtgtgtgcacgcatgctgtgtgtgtgtatgacatttCTTTAGGAGTGTTTGTTACTCTGGCCCCCTAATGAAGTAACTGTATCCACCTTATCATCCGCGGTGGCAAGGGCGTTAGTGTATGAGACAGAAATAGAACATTACATAGTTTTTACACCTGTTATTTCACTAAACCTCACAAAATATCTAATTTGGATTTCTTTTACTTCTGTTAAAACTAACTACACCTCTGCTTGGCAATGTCTACTGGAAACACAGCAACAGGTCCTCCATATACATTAgccttatgacacacacacacgcacacgcacgcgcacgcgcacacgcacacgcacacacacacacgcacacgcacgcgcacgcgcacacgcacacgcacacacacagtagtagacGTAAGGTCGTACAACCATAATTAATTCATAAATTCATATTCAAAAATGaatgtacaagcaatgaatatgcttttaaTGTACATAATACagtagaaacaaaaaaagaaacaaaacaaaaaaagagtgatTGTATCACCCTGACGTCTGCTAGAAAAGAAAGCGATGACCCAAAAACACATCAACCTCCCtgaccagtggcagaacaattgcacacagggcccctgggcaagacactgatGGGGCCCCCCATACAACCTACCAAGGTCACAAtcgggcccccaccaccaatacagaagtgccctggggccctgggcaaatgtcctccttgccctccctatagctccgcctctgTCCCTGACTGCTATATCTCCAACCAGATCATGTAGGTCAGCAATGTTTGGCACTTGAGTGTTTTCCGTAGACAGCAACAGGTTATCATGCACAGCTTCCTATGCACACAGTTTGGTTTAGTAGGCCACTTCCTCAACACCCATTACCCAGCCATCATGACCAGCGCATGGCTGAGATACACTGGGAGAGTACCCATGTTCCCACAGCTGTAtggactttttttttaactttatttgtcGGGACAGTgtcagaggtggacaggaagcgaatggggagagagacagggaggggtcggcaaaggacctgggctggaaatcgaacccgagtcagctgcatggtagacgagtgcccaacCAGTTGGCTACGGCAGGGCCTGTTCCCACACTTCTATATAAAGTCTTTGTATAACTGACAAATCTTGCGCTAGTAAAATGCCATTTCCACTCGGTTGATAACACGTTTTGTTGGTAAGCGAAATTAAGTCAAGTCCAgttggctttattgtcagtttggtCATATGCACACGCATTTAAGGAAATTAGATTTCTCTCTATCCTAAGACTATATAACAATGTAAcaggtaataaataaataataaagtaatgGGGTGGTAAATGATAAACGACAGAATCCAAATCTGTACCCAGATCAAAAAAATCCATAACCCTAATCTGTGAGGGTTATACAAGATATTTTTTAACGAGAATAAGTCCTGGAGAGAACAGAAAACAACTTTGGGGATGTAGAgctgggaacatagggctgaacAGCCACCACGCTAACACAAGTGGCCAAAAcactttcacacgcacgcacgcacacatagaggCAGTGTCCGAATTCAGTGGCTCAGGCAAGAAGCTCCAGCAGCTCACAGGTTTGTGTGAAACAGTTAGTTACTAAAACTTTTGTTAGCCAAAAATCTAGTTGAAGTAGATTACTTTTGTGCACTCATCTTGATGCTTTGGTGGTCTTACTTCCAGTTCAGTACCTGGATGTAGCCTACGTGCCTTTTGCTTTCAGTTTGACCTTCCTGCAAGCGGGGTGGCTCATCAACTGTGATCCTGTACACAGCTGTGAGTTTTGTAGGTCACTTCCTCATAAACACTCACTGAGCCGCCGTGACTAGCACATTACGGAGACAAGCAAACGCAAGACTCGCTGCGGCCAGGCCAAGTGAAGTGGCTCGGCTGAGAACCAGGAAGTACCCCATGTGTCTCGTGTGAAAGTGTGAGGCTGCATGGCTCCTCTACTCATCCTGTACAGACGAGTGTGAGTTTGAAACACAAGACCTCCAGGCTTCAGGCTTGTCTGCGCTGCAGGCTGCAGCTTAGCCGGTACTAAGAAGGTGGACCAGTAGCAATCAGTGATAAGCTTGCGGTCAAGCcgccaccagccaaatgctgttgaaatcTTAAGGCTTTGCGTTCAAGCGTTGCCACTTGAGCGAGTGTAACATCACAACATTCAACTAACAATCCAAATAAGGCACTCAACATATGCCATTCAACAACATGTATGGTTTCTTCCCATAAAATAAGCATGACGGACTCCAGCTGCCTAATTATTGGTCATTATGTGTCAAAATTCCCCAGAAGtccaaatttgtgaatgggtattatgcagggctctaaattaacaccagccaactggccaaatgctggtgaaatttcaatttggctggtaaaaccaacttactagccactttgacccattagtgagtgcatgtttggctagtaagattaacatctactagccattttggctggtgatgaaaaaagttaatttagagccctggtagtatGTAGTTTATATGTAAAATAATGACAGGGATTCTGTTTTGCAAGTGCCTGGTGAAAATATACACAGCTGGATGGCTCGATGGCGATGGCAATAAAACGTCTTTCAGAGGTTGCGGAGTCTCACATGGAT includes the following:
- the ypel1 gene encoding protein yippee-like 1; translation: MVKMTKSKTFQAYLPNCHRTYSCIHCRAHLANHDELISKSFQGSQGRAYLFNSVVNVGCGPAEERVLLTGLHAVADIYCENCKTTLGWKYEHAFESSQKYKEGKFIIELAHMIKDNGWE